Proteins encoded by one window of Halobaculum halobium:
- a CDS encoding Zn-ribbon domain-containing OB-fold protein has protein sequence MTDDSLDATDPRTLPGFFDALADGELLGGVCADCGQVLLPPRPACYACGSRAVDVEPQSREGRIFSCTEVHAPPPAFAADAPYTVAVVELGDGGRLLGRVDADYADVAIGDPVELTVREPTPEEQEVALDYEADWPVHVFEQR, from the coding sequence ATGACCGACGATAGCCTCGACGCGACCGACCCGCGGACACTGCCCGGGTTCTTCGACGCCCTCGCGGACGGCGAACTCCTGGGCGGGGTCTGTGCGGACTGCGGGCAGGTCCTGTTGCCGCCGCGGCCGGCCTGCTACGCTTGCGGCAGTCGCGCCGTCGACGTCGAACCGCAGTCGCGCGAGGGTCGGATCTTCTCGTGCACGGAGGTCCACGCGCCGCCGCCCGCGTTCGCGGCGGACGCGCCCTACACGGTCGCCGTCGTGGAGCTCGGGGACGGGGGCCGGCTGCTCGGGCGCGTGGACGCCGACTACGCCGACGTCGCTATCGGCGACCCGGTCGAACTCACGGTGCGCGAGCCGACGCCCGAAGAGCAGGAGGTCGCGCTCGACTACGAGGCCGACTGGCCGGTCCACGTCTTCGAACAGCGCTGA